Part of the Catalinimonas alkaloidigena genome is shown below.
ATCTACCAGCCAGCCGGATAGGGTGTGCTGAAAAGTGTCAGGAGTAAAGCCTATAAACGAAACAAAACCCACAGTGATACCGGTCAGTGAGATGGGAATGCCCGTTTCCTGCATAATTGCGAAATAGACTCCTCTAAGTGCGAAAGCTCCCAGCGAGGCAAGAATTACCTGTACCCATAAAAGCCAGATCAGGTTGGCAGTGGGAGGAATCAGACAAAGCGTAAGGAAAGTAATGATCAGGACAACAAACGAAGCACTGATCACCCGGGAGCTGCTAAAGCGGTCGGCCAGAAAGCCACAGCTAATCGCAGCAATAGGACGCATCCAGTCACGAACTGTACCTAAGAAAGCACCAAACGTTTTGCTTTGACCGTATGCTTTTTCTGCATATGCGGGAAAATCAAATCCCCCTACATACATCATATAAGCACAAAAGATGATCACAGCCAGCAACCAAACCTGTGGCATTTTCAGCGCCTTTACGACTCCCTCTTTCCTGTCTGTACCAAGTTGTTCAAGCTGTTGCGGGCTTGAGCTGTAGTGCTCTTCCGGAATCACAAACCAGATGATGATACCAGTAATAAACGGAGCCAGGGAATATATGAGCAATACACTGCTCAGGCTCTCCTGCACATGAGCTCCTATAGCATAAGCGGCTGTTGCGATAGATGCCAGAAGGGCGGCAACCATTCCCCTTCCACCATCAAGTAAACCAAAACTTATGCCTTGATTTCCCGGATTGCCCCAACTTCTG
Proteins encoded:
- a CDS encoding MFS transporter; the protein is MASKTLNKLHHYLYIIGLILAGESIYLIPYLRKTFQTSMEVVFGITSTQVGWLSTLFGIMAVLSYFPSGWLADRFSARRLLTFSLLATGAGGFFMFTIPSYPMLLVLHAFWGITSILTFWAALIKATRSWGNPGNQGISFGLLDGGRGMVAALLASIATAAYAIGAHVQESLSSVLLIYSLAPFITGIIIWFVIPEEHYSSSPQQLEQLGTDRKEGVVKALKMPQVWLLAVIIFCAYMMYVGGFDFPAYAEKAYGQSKTFGAFLGTVRDWMRPIAAISCGFLADRFSSSRVISASFVVLIITFLTLCLIPPTANLIWLLWVQVILASLGAFALRGVYFAIMQETGIPISLTGITVGFVSFIGFTPDTFQHTLSGWLVDSFPDIMGYRYYFGMLAFVALIGLLTSMYISRHHFSKSRSTVSQ